The following coding sequences are from one Coffea arabica cultivar ET-39 chromosome 11e, Coffea Arabica ET-39 HiFi, whole genome shotgun sequence window:
- the LOC140004454 gene encoding uncharacterized protein isoform X3: protein MSAKKRRICTEVLGGYKCIIAMKLGSRWCHRIFPIQATCRLDEKEELKALMTFQFAVGYNRRGIEETQMKDVRVTPNGSKISVLLDRGKCFSIVAAAVKDGVPDSIVDLKCCELAVLLEVLPHSGIPNECGGWCVSSSTNAC from the exons ATGTCAGCTAAGAAGAGGAGAATATGT ACTGAGGTGCTTGGAGGATACAAATGCATCATTGCAATGAAGTTAGGCAGCAG ATGGTGCCACCGCATATTCCCTATCCAAGCCACTTGCAGGTTAGATGAGAAG GAAGAACTCAAAGCACTCATGACGTTCCAGTTTGCAGTTGGGTACAATAGAAGAGGAATTGAGGAAACTCAGATGAAGGATGTGAGAGTAACTCCAAATGGTTCCAAAATATCTGTTCTCTTAGACCGTGGCAAATGTTTTAGCATTGTGGCAGCTGCTGTTAAAGATGGTGTTCCAGATTCAATTGTAGATCTGAAGTGCTGTGAG CTGGCTGTGCTGCTTGAGGTTCTGCCACACTCTGGGATTCCTAATGAGTGTGGTGGTTGGTGTGTCAGTTCTTCCACAAATGCTTGTTAG
- the LOC140004454 gene encoding uncharacterized protein isoform X1, producing MQKIGTGMLCCSNALGKCTENSYSLLPDSVRDNISDTETSNTLLLVKLTRSSLLLFVFPKGEDPAIVDIVQNIIPFQESGSLKSAQWCHRIFPIQATCRLDEKVVHSIVSKLVNQFLKDKKNKVAQPVKEELKALMTFQFAVGYNRRGIEETQMKDVRVTPNGSKISVLLDRGKCFSIVAAAVKDGVPDSIVDLKCCELAVLLEVLPHSGIPNECGGWCVSSSTNAC from the exons GTAAATGCACAGAAAACTCTTACTCGCTCCTTCCAGATTCAGTTAGAGATAATATAAGTGACACTGAAACAAGTAATACACTTTTGCTAGTCAAGTTGACCAGGAGCTCTTTACTCCTCTTCGTCTTTCCTAAGGGGGAGGACCCTGCCATTGTTGATATTGTGCAAAACATCATTCCATTCCAGGAAAGTGGGAGTCTAAAGTCAGCACA ATGGTGCCACCGCATATTCCCTATCCAAGCCACTTGCAGGTTAGATGAGAAGGTAGTACACTCTATCGTGTCAAAGCTAGTCAATCAGTTTCTGAAagataaaaagaacaaagttgCGCAGCCAGTAAAG GAAGAACTCAAAGCACTCATGACGTTCCAGTTTGCAGTTGGGTACAATAGAAGAGGAATTGAGGAAACTCAGATGAAGGATGTGAGAGTAACTCCAAATGGTTCCAAAATATCTGTTCTCTTAGACCGTGGCAAATGTTTTAGCATTGTGGCAGCTGCTGTTAAAGATGGTGTTCCAGATTCAATTGTAGATCTGAAGTGCTGTGAG CTGGCTGTGCTGCTTGAGGTTCTGCCACACTCTGGGATTCCTAATGAGTGTGGTGGTTGGTGTGTCAGTTCTTCCACAAATGCTTGTTAG
- the LOC140004454 gene encoding uncharacterized protein isoform X2 encodes MQKIGTGMLCCSNALGKCTENSYSLLPDSVRDNISDTETSNTLLLVKLTRSSLLLFVFPKGEDPAIVDIVQNIIPFQESGSLKSAQWCHRIFPIQATCRLDEKFAVGYNRRGIEETQMKDVRVTPNGSKISVLLDRGKCFSIVAAAVKDGVPDSIVDLKCCELAVLLEVLPHSGIPNECGGWCVSSSTNAC; translated from the exons GTAAATGCACAGAAAACTCTTACTCGCTCCTTCCAGATTCAGTTAGAGATAATATAAGTGACACTGAAACAAGTAATACACTTTTGCTAGTCAAGTTGACCAGGAGCTCTTTACTCCTCTTCGTCTTTCCTAAGGGGGAGGACCCTGCCATTGTTGATATTGTGCAAAACATCATTCCATTCCAGGAAAGTGGGAGTCTAAAGTCAGCACA ATGGTGCCACCGCATATTCCCTATCCAAGCCACTTGCAGGTTAGATGAGAAG TTTGCAGTTGGGTACAATAGAAGAGGAATTGAGGAAACTCAGATGAAGGATGTGAGAGTAACTCCAAATGGTTCCAAAATATCTGTTCTCTTAGACCGTGGCAAATGTTTTAGCATTGTGGCAGCTGCTGTTAAAGATGGTGTTCCAGATTCAATTGTAGATCTGAAGTGCTGTGAG CTGGCTGTGCTGCTTGAGGTTCTGCCACACTCTGGGATTCCTAATGAGTGTGGTGGTTGGTGTGTCAGTTCTTCCACAAATGCTTGTTAG